In Clavibacter californiensis, the sequence GTGGACGCCCGGCGCGACCTCGCCAGCGCGAAGTCGCTCTGCAAGATCCTCACCACCACGGGCGGCGGCACGCCGCTCATCCTCGTGCTCACCGAGGGCGGCCTCACGGCGGTCAGCGCCGACTGGGGCGCGACCGACGTGATCCTCGACTCGGCCGGCCCCGCCGAGGTCGACGCGCGCGTGCGCCTCGTGATCGGCCGCGCGGCGCTCGAGCACACGGGCAGCAAGATCCAGGCCTCGGGCGTGGTCATCGACGAGGCCAGCTACTCCGCCAAGGTGCACGGCAAGCCGCTCGACCTCACCTTCAAGGAGTTCGAGCTTCTGCGCTTCTTCGCGAGCCACCCGTCACGGGTCTTCACGCGCGAGCAGCTGCTCAGCGAGGTGTGGGGCTACGACTACTTCGGCGGCACGCGCACGGTCGACGTGCACGTGCGGCGCCTGCGGGCCAAGCTCGGCGACCTCGAGTCGCTGATCGGCACGGTGCGCAACGTCGGCTACCGCTTCAACGTGTACGAGGAGGACAGTGAGCGCGTTCCCGCCCCCGCCGGCGCCTGACGCTCCGCGCGTCGCCCGCGTCGAGCCCACCCCCGACGTCGTCCGCGGGATCGTCGAGCTCGGCGACCGCGCACGCGCGGACGACGGCGTCGCCCCGTTCAACGAGCAGACGCGCCTCACCCTCGGCACGGAGGACGGCCCCGCCCTCCTCGTCGTCCAGGGGACGGACGAGCGCCCGATCGGCGCTGCCGTCGTCGCGCGCGGCGACGGCGGGACCGAGGCCGAGCTCGTCGTGGATCCCGCCCAGCGCCGCCGGGGCGTCGGCCGCGCGCTCATCGACGTCGTGCTCGCGGAGGCCGCGGGATCCCCCGTCTCCGTCTGGGCGCACGGCGACCACCCCGCGGCCCGCGCCCTCGCCGCGGCGACCGGCCTCGACCGGGCCCGCGAGCTCCTGCAGCTGCGCGCGGCGGTCGCCGAGGCGCGCACGGGCCTCGGCGAGCGCCCGATGCCGGCGGGCCTCGCGCTCTCGTCCTTCACCGCCGACGACGCCGACGACTGGGTCGCGCTCAACGCGCGCGCCTTCGCGAGCCACCCCGAGCAGGGCCGCATGACACGCGACGACCTCGACGACCGCGTCGCCGAGCCGTGGTTCGACCCGACCCTCCTGCTCCTCGCGCGCGAACTGGACGGCCGGCTGGCCGGGTTCCACTGGCTCAAGGTGGATGGCGGCCAGGCCGAGGTGTACGTGCTCGGCGTCGACCCCGACCGCGCGGCCCGCGGGCTGGGATCGGCGCTCCTCGCCGCCGGCCTCGACCTGCTCGCCGAGCGCGGCCACGACGAGGTCGACCTCTACGTCGAGGCCGACAACGCGCCCGCCCTGGCGCTCTACCGACGGGCCGCGTTCCGCGACGCCGCGGTCGACGTCCAGTACCGCCGCGCCTGATCCCCGCGCCTCCGCCTGCGCTCCCCCGATGCGGTTCACCGTGCGTTCACCTGCCGGAGGGCGGAGCGCACACCGCGATGCCATGATGGGCGGATGGACAGCGAGACGTACATCGGCGATGCGAAGGCGGTCGCCGAATCCCTGGACGACTTCGATGACGAGGACGAGCTCCTCGAGGACGACGGGACCCTCCCCGAGGGGCGCTTCCTCGACCGGGAGCTGAGCTGGCTGGCGTTCAACCGCCGCGTCCTCGAGCTGGCGGAGGATCCCGAGCTGCCCGTCCTCGAGCGCGCCAACTTCCTCGCCATCTTCGCGAGCAACCTCGACGAGTTCTTCATGGTCCGCGTCGCCGGCCTCAAGCGCCGCATCGCCACGGGCCTCGCCGTCCCCACGAACATCGGCCGCACCCCCGCCGAGGTGCTCTCCGCCATCAACGAGACCGCCTACCGCCTGCAGGTCCGCCATGCGGCGGCCTTCAACGACAGCGTCCGTCCGGCGCTCGAGGAGCACGGCATCCGCATCGTGCGCTGGGACTCGCTCGACGAAGCGCAGCAGGACCGCCTGCACGAGCTCTTCTCCGAGCAGGTGTTCCCCGTGCTCATGCCGCTCGCGGTGGATCCCGCGCACCCGTTCCCCTACATCTCGGGCCTGTCGCTCAACCTCTCGGTGCGCATCCGCAATCCGAAGACGAACCGCCAGGAGTTCGCGCGCATCAAGGTGCCGCAGATGCTGCCGCGCTTCATGCCGCTCACGCCCGACACGCGCTCCGGCCCCATCGACTTCATCGCGCTCGAGGACCTCATCGCGAACCAGCTCCAGACGCTGTTCCCGGGCATGGAGATCGTCGAGCACCACGTGTTCCGCGTCACGCGCAACGAGGACGTGCAGATCGAGGAGGACGAGACCGAGAACCTCATCCAGGCCCTCGAGAAGGAGCTGCTGCGCCGCCGGTTCGGCCCGCCCATCCGCCTCGAGATCTCGGACGACATGGACGCGGTCACGCTCGACCTGCTCATGCGCGAGCTCGACATCACCGAGCAGGAGGTGTTCACGCTGCCGTCCCCGCTCGACCTCGGCGGCCTGTTCGACCTCGCCAAGCTCGACCGCCCGGCGCTGCACTACCCGAACAACGTGCCCACCACGGCCGTCGCACTGAAGCCCGCCGAGGACAACTCGCGGGCCGACATCTTCCGCTCCATCGCGCAGCAGGACATCCTGCTGCACCACCCCTACGAGTCGTTCACCACGAGCGTGCAGGCGTTCCTCGAGCAGGCCGCCGCGGATCCGCACGTGCTCGCCATCAAGCAGACGCTCTACCGCACGAGCGGTGACAGCCCCATCGTCGAGGCGCTCATCGACGCGGCCGAGGCCGGCAAGCAGGTGCTCGCGCTGGTGGAGATCAAGGCCCGCTTCGACGAGCAGGCCAACATCACGTGGGCGCGCAAGCTCGAGAAGGCCGGGGTGCACGTCGTCTACGGCGTCGCGGGCCTCAAGACGCACTGCAAGCTCGCGCTCGTCATCCGCCAGGAGAAGGGCGGGGTGCTCCGGCACTACAGCCACATCGGCACGGGCAACTACAACCCCAAGACCAGCCGCATCTACGAGGACCTCGGGCTCCTCACGGCGGACGACGTGGTGGGCAAGGACCTGACGCGCCTGTTCAACGAGCTCTCCGGCTACGGCATCGAGAAGAAGTTCAAGCGCCTGCTCGTCGCGCCGCTGCACCTGCGGAAGGGCCTGCTCAAGCGCATCGCCGTGGAGACGCAGAACGCGCTCGACGGCAAGCCGAGCGGCATCCGCATCAAGGTCAACTCCATCGTCGACGAGAAGATCATCGACGCGCTCTACCGGGCCAGCAACGCGGGCGTGCCCGTGCAGGTCTGGGTGCGCGGCATCTGCTCGCTCACGCCAGGGCAGCCGGGGCTCAGCGAGAACATCGAG encodes:
- a CDS encoding response regulator transcription factor, with the protein product MAQLLILTSSADTDVLPALGLLSHRTRHIQADAASLVNAPAADLVLVDARRDLASAKSLCKILTTTGGGTPLILVLTEGGLTAVSADWGATDVILDSAGPAEVDARVRLVIGRAALEHTGSKIQASGVVIDEASYSAKVHGKPLDLTFKEFELLRFFASHPSRVFTREQLLSEVWGYDYFGGTRTVDVHVRRLRAKLGDLESLIGTVRNVGYRFNVYEEDSERVPAPAGA
- the mshD gene encoding mycothiol synthase; the protein is MSAFPPPPAPDAPRVARVEPTPDVVRGIVELGDRARADDGVAPFNEQTRLTLGTEDGPALLVVQGTDERPIGAAVVARGDGGTEAELVVDPAQRRRGVGRALIDVVLAEAAGSPVSVWAHGDHPAARALAAATGLDRARELLQLRAAVAEARTGLGERPMPAGLALSSFTADDADDWVALNARAFASHPEQGRMTRDDLDDRVAEPWFDPTLLLLARELDGRLAGFHWLKVDGGQAEVYVLGVDPDRAARGLGSALLAAGLDLLAERGHDEVDLYVEADNAPALALYRRAAFRDAAVDVQYRRA
- a CDS encoding RNA degradosome polyphosphate kinase, whose product is MDSETYIGDAKAVAESLDDFDDEDELLEDDGTLPEGRFLDRELSWLAFNRRVLELAEDPELPVLERANFLAIFASNLDEFFMVRVAGLKRRIATGLAVPTNIGRTPAEVLSAINETAYRLQVRHAAAFNDSVRPALEEHGIRIVRWDSLDEAQQDRLHELFSEQVFPVLMPLAVDPAHPFPYISGLSLNLSVRIRNPKTNRQEFARIKVPQMLPRFMPLTPDTRSGPIDFIALEDLIANQLQTLFPGMEIVEHHVFRVTRNEDVQIEEDETENLIQALEKELLRRRFGPPIRLEISDDMDAVTLDLLMRELDITEQEVFTLPSPLDLGGLFDLAKLDRPALHYPNNVPTTAVALKPAEDNSRADIFRSIAQQDILLHHPYESFTTSVQAFLEQAAADPHVLAIKQTLYRTSGDSPIVEALIDAAEAGKQVLALVEIKARFDEQANITWARKLEKAGVHVVYGVAGLKTHCKLALVIRQEKGGVLRHYSHIGTGNYNPKTSRIYEDLGLLTADDVVGKDLTRLFNELSGYGIEKKFKRLLVAPLHLRKGLLKRIAVETQNALDGKPSGIRIKVNSIVDEKIIDALYRASNAGVPVQVWVRGICSLTPGQPGLSENIEVRSILGRYLEHSRVFSFVNDGDQATFIGSADMMHRNLDRRVEALVRLVDPAHLQEIEDLFDRAMADTTSAWILDSAGEWTRRNKGADGTTLEDLQTAVMGIVSKRKRRVLR